One Lucilia cuprina isolate Lc7/37 chromosome 4, ASM2204524v1, whole genome shotgun sequence DNA segment encodes these proteins:
- the LOC111690815 gene encoding protein takeout encodes MKVLVTALSILLIAGTQAVPLPDYIKVCSRNDPKLNECVKNTVHNMRPYLKDGIKELNVPAMEPLYIGDLNILEGGSAGINVKAIDLNIYGASNFEIKKLKASNNGMRFDFELNLPRLQGEGQYDINGQILALPLRGNGPFTGNFTNFYAFVKIIFDAKKVNDDEFLTISALDVKIRTGKGRIRLENLFNGDKTLGDVVNDTINQNFEVFTNELIGPIERALEKKFIAIARKILENFTHDELFPV; translated from the exons ATGAAGGTCCTCGTAACAGCTTTGTCGATTTTACTAATTGCTGGAACCCAGGCAGTTCCATTGC CTGATTACATAAAAGTTTGCTCGCGCAATGATCCCAAGTTAAATGAATGTGTTAAGAATACGGTACACAATATGCGACCCTACCTCAAGGACGGTATTAAAGAATTAAATGTACCAGCCATGGAACCTCTCTACATAGGTGATCTCAACATTTTGGAAGGTGGCAGTGCGGGTATTAATGTCAAGGCTATAGATTTAAATATCTATGGAGCATCGAACTTCGAAATAAAGAAACTTAA AGCTTCCAACAATGGCATGCGTTTTGACTTTGAACTCAACTTACCTCGTCTTCAGGGAGAAGGTCAATATGACATAAATGGCCAAATTTTAGCGTTACCTTTAAGAGGCAATGGTCCTTTTACTGGAAATTTCA CTAATTTTTATGCttttgttaaaatcattttcgaTGCCAAAAAGGTCAATGATGATGAATTTTTAACCATTTCCGCATTGGATGTAAAAATTCGCACCGGTAAAGGACGCATACGTTTGGAAAATCTCTTTAATGGTGATAAAACTTTGGGTGATGTAGTCAACGATACGATCAATCAAAATTTCGAAGTTTTCACAAATGAATTAATTGGCCCCATAGAACGTGCCTtggaaaagaaatttattgCTATTGCtcgtaaaattttagaaaactttaccCATGATGAATTGTTCCCAGTTTAA
- the LOC111690813 gene encoding peroxisomal N(1)-acetyl-spermine/spermidine oxidase, translating into MGETTPHTPAPSPTDEHAAAMAAAASGTTTQPTHFKVIIIGAGMSGLSAANHLLQNGCDSFCILEGRGRIGGRIVSIPLGQQKVELGANWIHGVLGNPIFEIAVQHGLVSVVNVPKPHKVVATTEDGLQVPFSILQEIYEAYVCFLRRCDEYFLCQYSPPPDINSVGEHINYEIQIYLSSVEDPKEKRLKQLIFNCLLKRETCITGCTDMNEVDLLELGSYTELQGGNIVLPAGYSSILRPLTAQIPKEAIITKCPVKKIHWKRKKTLTGLDTVDESSEYENDSDDSEKTVTEFPTAAGKESTPSTSKTSRGASVESDGNGDYPVRVTCEDGRVFYAEHVICTIPLGVLKQCHKSLFDPELPHYKQESIEHLMFGTVDKIYLEYERPFLSADISEVMLLWDDDKYEMHATDEERSTTEYLSKNWYKKIYSFAKISDVLLLGWVSGREAEYMETLPSEVVAEKCTEILRTFLQDPYVPKPKRCVCTSWKSQPYTMGSYTSIPLGALQEDIENLAQPLYASPHALKPAILFAGEHTHSNFYSTVHGAYLSGRTAAQYLLANDEPDEIILESDGSDLSAWIQGIALD; encoded by the exons ATGGGTGAAACTACCCCACATACTCCAGCTCCATCACCTACTGATGAACATGCTGCTGCTATGGCTGCTGCAGCCAGTGGCACCACCACACAGCCAACACATTTTAAGGTGATAATCATTGGAGCTGGTATGTCTGGTCTTTCGGCTGCCAATCATTTGCTGCAAAATGGCTGTGACAGCTTTTGTATATTGGAGGGACGTGGTCGCATTGGTGGTAGAATCGTCTCAATACCATTGGGACAACAGAAA GTTGAATTGGGTGCTAATTGGATTCATGGCGTTTTGGGTAATCCCATTTTTGAAATCGCTGTGCAACATGGTCTAGTCAGTGTGGTTAATGTTCCGAAACCGCACAAAGTTGTGGCCACTACAGAAGATGGCCTACAAGTTCCTTTCAGTATACTGCAGGAAATCTATGAGgcgtatgtgtgttttttacgTCGATGTGATGAATATTTCCTGTGCCAGTACAGCCCACCGCCCGACATAAACAGTGTGGGTGAACACATCAATTACGAAATACAAATCTATTTGAGTTCAGTCGAAGATCCCAAAGAGAAACGCTTAAAACAATTGATTTTCAATTGTTTGCTAAAGCGTGAGACTTGTATAACGGGCTGTACCGATATGAATGAAGTAGATCTCTTAGAATTAG GTAGTTATACGGAATTACAAGGTGGCAATATAGTGTTGCCTGCCGGTTATAGTTCTATTTTAAGACCACTCACTGCGCAAATACCCAAAGAGGctataataacaaaatgtcCCGTAAAGAAAATTCATTGGAAACGAAAAAAGACATTAACCGGTCTAGATACTGTAGATGAATCTTCTGAATATGAAAACGATTCGGATGATTCGGAAAAGACAGTTACTGAATTTCCCACAGCAGCTGGCAAAGAGAGTACACCATCAACTTCCAAAACTTCGCGCGGCGCCTCTGTAGAATCAGATGGCAATGGCGACTATCCTGTACGGGTTACATGCGAAGATGGTCGTGTATTTTATGCAGAACATGTGATATGTACCATACCCTTGGGTGTTTTAAAACAGTGTCATAAATCACTCTTCGATCCCGAATTACCACATTACAAACAGGAATCTATTGAGCACTTAATGTTTGGCACCGTAGACAAAATATATCTCGAGTATGAGCGTCCGTTTTTAAGCGCTGATATTTCAGAAGTTATGCTGCTGTGGGATGATGATAAATATGAAATGCATGCCACCGATGAAGAACGCAGTACAAcagaatatttaagtaaaaattggtATAAGAAAATCTATTCGTTTGCCAAAATATCGGATGTTTTACTATTGGGTTGGGTGTCGGGTCGTGAAGCTGAATATATGGAAACTCTACCGTCGGAAGTAGTTGCTGAAAAGTGTACAGAGATATTAAGAACTTTCCTGCAAGATCCATATGTGCCGAAACCAAAGAGATGTGTGTG CACAAGTTGGAAATCTCAGCCTTATACAATGGGTTCATATACCTCAATACCTTTAGGTGCTTTACAAGAAGACATTGAAAATTTGGCCCAACCTTTATACGCTAGTCCTCACGCCTTAAAG CCCGCTATTTTATTTGCCGGCGAGCATACCCATTCCAATTTTTATTCTACCGTACACGGTGCCTATTTAAGTGGCCGCACTGCAGCCCAATATTTATTGGCCAACGATGAACCAGATGAGATTATATTAGAATCAGATGGTAGTGATTTAAGTGCTTGGATACAAGGCATAGCTTTGGATTAA
- the LOC111690814 gene encoding protein TAPT1 homolog produces MTSKKLRFRGDLNFQNRIDDLYDEVDGGAAIAGFSHRRSSGSVNTHNKDSNDTATKVAKESEEGEKEAPSFMDFFKLEMTRGYLLEHDEERYTARRKKIYSFMRIPRDLERFMVYGIMQCADSFLYIHTFLPVRFALAVWGMLTRPIASCLGLRRRTQRLLTPAEICDLLKGTIWIAVTLLMLSVDTNRVYHIIKSQSIIKLYLFYNMLEVGDRLLSAFGQDTIDALFWTATEPKNSKREHFGLITHIIFTLIYVVLHSFLIMFQATTLNVAVNSNNKGLLTIMISNNFVELKGSVFKKFDKNNLFQLTCSDVRERFHLSVLLFIVMIQTMKEFDWSFTQFCVMLPDCFSVLITEILIDWIKHAFITRFNELPEYIYREYTTSLAYDMTQTRQKHAFSDHSDLVARRMGFIPFPLAVVLIKAIYSAVSFNNLGAWILFLLAYGFALGLRICLTICALGKACKLMKEHQDEKCNSSTPSSMTNVPPVGSNTNTATMGMPGVENLPSSPPVNKHNRSDMATSPTHPSSADNVGGGSSVGSYSLQRSLTVDLTPTDMLNISANTSTPKQVSKTLSNTSCNSAPGVLNKSSRNMSSTSSNTPTSGNNITHNEMDLDVKSSLELGATALFSNSDVDLDDVCLNEHILEPNTTSSTAGFVEEALAKSEPDLQQTSNVTTTPTTSSPKSTTTTGQTMLGRRTHKRSESEPSMQSIVGSSDSSESQA; encoded by the exons atgacttcgaaaaaattaagatttcggggtgatttaaattttcaaaatcgcaTTGATGACTTGTACGATGAGGTGGATGGAGGTGCAGCAATAGCTGGCTTCAGTCACAGACGTTCTAGTGGGAGTGTAAATACACATAATAAAGACAGTAACGATACAGCAACAAAAGTAGCCAAAGAATCAGAAGAAGGCGAAAAGG AAGCTCCTTCGTTTATGGATTTTTTCAAATTGGAAATGACAAGAGGCTATCTACTGGAACATGATGAGGAACGCTATACAGCCAGGCGTAAGAAGATTTATTCGTTTATGCGTATACCTCGAGACCTGGAACGTTTTATGGTTTATGGCATCATGCAATGTGCCGACTCATTTCtgtacatacacacatttttgCCGGTACGTTTCGCATTGGCAGTGTGGGGCATGTTGACACGTCCTATTGCCAGCTGTTTAGGTTTAAGAAGGCGTACACAACGTCTATTGACACCGGCAGAAATCTGTGACTTACTCAAGGGAACTATATGGATTGCCGTGACACTTCTAATGCTATCGGTCGATACGAATCGAGTGTATCACATAATTAAATCGCAatctataattaaattatatctaTTCTATAATATGCTGGAAGTGGGTGATAGGTTGTTATCCGCTTTTGGTCAGGATACTATAGATGCATTATTTTGGACAGCTACAGAACCGAAAAACTCGAAACGTGAACATTTTGGTTTAATAACACACATTATTTTTACATTGATCTATGTGGTCTTGCATAGTTTTCTGATAATGTTTCAG gCCACCACTTTGAATGTTGCTGTAAACTCCAACAACAAAGGACTTTTAACCATTATGATATCGAACAATTTTGTGGAACTAAAAGGATCAGTATTTAAAAAGTTCGATaagaataatttatttcaattgacTTGCAGTGATGTACGTGAAAGATTCCATCTATCCGTTTTACTTTTCATAGTGATGATACAGACAATGAAAGAGTTCGACTGGAGCTTTACACAGTTTTGTGTAATGCTACCCGATTGCTTTTCGGTGCTAATAACTGAAATTCTTATAGATTGGATAAAACATGCATTTATAACTAGATTTAATGAATTGCCTGAATACATTTATCGTGAATATACAACAAGTTTGGCATATGATATGACACAAACTCGGCAAAAACATGCCTTTTCGGATCATTCAGATCTGGTGGCTAGACGTATGGGTTTTATACCTTTTCCCTTGGCGGTAGTGCTGATTAAAGCAATTTACTCAGCGGTATCGTTTAACAATTTAGGAGCCtggatattgtttttgttggcaTATGGTTTTGCTTTGGGCCTAAGGATTTGTCTTACCATATGTGCTTTGGGAAAAGCTTGTAAATTAATGAAAGAACATCAAGACGAGAAATGTAATTCATCGACTCCAAGTTCCATGACCAATGTGCCACCTGTGGGCAGCAATACAAATACCGCTACTATGGGTATGCCGGGTGTGGAGAATTTACCCAGCTCACCGCCTGTCAATAAACATAATCGTTCAGATATGGCTACATCACCTACACATCCCTCTTCTGCTGATAATGTTGGTGGTGGCAGTAGTGTTGGAAGTTATTCCTTGCAAAGATCACTTACCGTGGACTTAACTCCTACGgatatgttaaatatttcagCTAACACTTCTACCCCTAAACAAGTAAGCAAAACTTTATCCAATACTTCTTGCAACAGTGCCCCGGGTGTCTTGAATAAATCATCACGTAATATGTCCTCAACCTCCTCTAATACCCCCACTTCTGGCAACAATATAACACACAATGAAATGGACTTGGATGTAAAGAGTTCTCTGGAATTGGGTGCCACTGCCTTATTTTCCAATAGTGATGTGGATTTAGATgatgtttgtttaaatgaacatattttagaACCAAATACTACTTCATCTACAGCTGGTTTTGTAGAAGAAGCCTTAGCAAAAAGTGAACCAGACTTGCAGCAAACTTCCAATGTCACCACAACACCTACCACCAGTAGTCCAAAATCGACAACCACCACTGGTCAAACGATGTTGGGCAGACGTACGCACAAAAGATCTGAGTCCGAACCAAGTATGCAAAGCATAGTGGGTTCTTCGGATTCCAGTGAATCGCAGGCGTag
- the LOC111690822 gene encoding uncharacterized protein LOC111690822 codes for MKLKDFIFTGFLFFTIVSNTTADKEKKKIKLVLDKLDKVKDAEHILKTDITFDKVGDDEVKINGQVEQSIDLDDEYKINMDVFHCSEKDGEFKKVVGIANVGVCQVMANQYKKYFYDTLKNHANAPDPDKCPVTQEIYVVKDYPLDSSKFQKFLKPGFYKTVVSLIHQEEEVLQYTFEGHTEDE; via the exons ATGAAACTAAAAGACTTTATTTTTactggatttttattttttaccataGTCTCAAATACAACGGCcgataaagaaaagaaaaaaataaaattggtgcTGGACAAGTTAGATAAAGTCAAGGATGCTGAACATATATTAAAAACGGATATAACTTTTGATAAAGTCGGAGATGATGAGGTCAAAATCAATGGCCAAGTTGAGCAGTCCATAGATTTGGATGATGAATATAAG ATAAATATGGACGTTTTTCATTGCTCCGAAAAAGATGGAGAGTTTAAGAAAGTAGTTGGAATTGCTAATGTTGGTGTCTGTCAGGTCATGgcaaatcaatataaaaaatatttctatgacACATTGAAAAATCATGCAAATGCTCCTGATCCTGACAAATGTCCAGTGACGCAGGAAATTTATGTTGTTAAGGATTATCCTTTAGACTCAAGCAAATTTCAGAAATTCTTAAAGCCGGGATTTTATAAAACTGTAGTTTCTTTAATTCACCAAGAAGAGGAAGTCTTGCAATATACTTTCGAAGGTCATACAGAAGACGAGTAA